From Terriglobales bacterium:
GATGGCGGAGTGCACGGCGTTGCGCTGCGTCACCACCAGGATGGCGCTCACCACGGCGAGTCCGGCCAGAAAGTAGAAGAAGAAGGTCGTGGCGACGGGCGTCATCGGGTGGGCTCTGCGCTCACTTCCTGTACACCGTCGGTTGGGGGCCCTGCTCCAGCGCCTGCCGGTCCCAGATGGCGCCTTCGCGGGTGTAGTTGGCCAGTTCGAAATCCTGCGTCAGTTCCAGCGCGTCGGTCGGGCAGGCGTCTTCACACAGCCCGCAGAACATGCAGCGGCTCAGGTCGTAGGTGAAGTTCGTGAGCTCCTTGCGCCGCGTCTTCTCGTTGCGCTCGCTGGTCACCACGATCAGATGCTCGGGGCACGCCAGCGCGCACAGGTCGCAGGCGATGCACAGCGTCTCGTCCGTCTCCGGGTTCACGTTCAGCCGCGGCGCCCCGCGATAGCGTTCCGCCACCTGCGGGCGCTCCAGCGGATACTGCTCGGTGTAGACCTCTTTCGGATGCTGGTAGCGGAACGTCAGCGCCAGACCCTGCAGCAGGTCTACCAGGAAAATCTTGCGCGCCAGCCGCTTCACATTCATCAGCGTCACCCCAGCCACTTCCCTACCTGCGCCGCGATTTCCGCCCGCACTCCCACCAGCGCGGTCAGGATCAGCGCCGCCAGGCTCAGCGGAATCATCACTTTCCATCCCACCTTCATCAGTTGGTCGAACCGGTACCGCGGAAACGTGCCGCGATACCAGATGTAGAGGTACATGAAGAAGGCGACTTTCAGCGAAAACCAGTATATGTCCTGCACGCGGTCGCGAACAGGGGGCACGAGCAGCAGCGCGCCGATGGTTGCCAGCAGCGCGGCGAAGCCACCCAGACCGAGCGTCTGCAGGCGGAA
This genomic window contains:
- a CDS encoding NADH-quinone oxidoreductase subunit I, with amino-acid sequence MNVKRLARKIFLVDLLQGLALTFRYQHPKEVYTEQYPLERPQVAERYRGAPRLNVNPETDETLCIACDLCALACPEHLIVVTSERNEKTRRKELTNFTYDLSRCMFCGLCEDACPTDALELTQDFELANYTREGAIWDRQALEQGPQPTVYRK